CCACTAGTAAAACTCCTTCCCATTATGGATGTTCCCATAAATATGGCTCTGATTGTGTCTATAGAATATGAACCTCTTCcgcttctcctcctccttctccttttcctcctcctactcctcctcctcctcactaCTTATACTTTTCCATCCGGTTTCCATCACCACTTCGAGTACTATCTTATTCCTATAGGTATTATTATAACTTCACTACCAACGTAatagtcttcttcttctcctcctccatcACTTTTTCTAAATAAATGGCAAAAACGTATTAATGACCAtctgattttattattattattattattgcacaATAATAGGCCCTGTATATTGAGCGTATTATTCTTGAATTTGTGCCGTACATCTCACTTATTAAAATACATCATCTATAATGCGTGACATACATTTTTGCGATTTACTGTCAAAATAAATGCAGGGGTGGATCAAGCTTTCAACAATAAACGCTGGACGGAAATCCAAATTTCACCGTTTCAAGCTGAAAGATAGTCCTAACTAGGGACTTAAGTTTTGAGCaaagctttattcttacaaacagAACAAGATACggtaaaataatataaacacGTATTTTTGGAAGTTCCGTGTATTAAGACctgaaaatttatcattttgagcagtttttgtaatcataattatagATGCTTATCTAAATAACGAGCGCATAGCGGGAGCTGGGGATATtccgagctgaaaactttttaccatgaacaggatgattATACAAGCCCCATGACATGGATGAGGATTGGTAGCCTATTCATGggtttgtgtttgtttctttctcttttttagtttgggggggggggtaagtgaTGTAATAAGTCTACAAATATTTGGGTGCCAAATATGGCGCAAACggcaaaatatataaaaagctGCGAAAGAGCAAAAACATATGTaagtttttattgcaaaaagTATAATTTTGTTAAGCTGCAAGGGAGCAAAGCaaacgagcaaaaaaattaaccttttcattacaaaaatctaattttgtgatagagcTTTACATAACAAATTCCTACtctgtttttctcctttcttggCCGGGGATATTTCTTTGGGGTCCATTGCCCCGGCCAAGCCCCACATCTGCAAGCCAGATGGAGGGGAGGCCAAGGTAGTCCTTATTTATACAAGATAGgaactatgtacatgtaaggaTTAGATGAATACTGCGtacgcgaagcgcaagctgaaatttttaaaatattcgaCCTAAAAAAAGGAGTAATTTTAAGGACTCTTGTCGGTTTTCATCATTGTTTTCCTTTTATCtcttaaatatcaattttcattgcTGTGTGTTCTCCACTAATTTTGCATCAAGACCTAAATCAAGAAAGTGGCATTAAAAAAAGTGTAAATATTTAAACGAGACTCACTCCATGCGATTGGTTGCCGCGGGAGGGGTATTCTTTAAGTTTTCTCTCGCTCAAAATTAAGGCAATGTTCATGAGCGGCTTGAAGCGGGTATATATAGCGCGAGCGAAATGATATTAGTTTTTCGTTTTTCGTACAGGCACTCTTTTCCGCGGGCTCcaacgtggggggggggggggtgttcatgACCTTGGATGATGGACAGCATATTACAAGCCGgcgataacaaaaaaataagtaaagGGATGTTTCGCCGATCATCGGAAAAAGTGTAAAAACGCCAAAAATGAGGGCGAAAAAAATACTACGATAGCCCAATAGGGCCTAATTTGCAAAGGACATCTGCACAACTTTTCTGTTTAGAGTGTGCAAATCTGGgacaatgacgatgatgatgacggtgatgatgatgatgataatgaacagTATTTGAATAACGCCATTTAGGCCCGCATTATAGGCCTCCAATTAAGGCCACCTGTAGGCCTAGCTACGTGGCTGGCCGGCCATTATGCTATGCAGCATGtgaccttttctttttcttctcccctcTTCCTTAATTagtctttcttttgttttcgtttttttactcttcttttttttttgctctggaggggggagggggcggcaATCCGCAGCCTAGcttaattccccccccccccccctgattcgGCCAGCTACCATCGATGAGGATAACTAGCGTGCATGATTGCCGGATTTTGATGACTCAAAAGCATTGGCGGCGAATTAAGCCATAAAATTTAggaggggggtccacctgaaattttgggatggacacaggtaaaaaaaatggacaagcaaaaaaaaaagggttatcaacataaatattAGGGGGGTCGTCCCCCACCTTAAATTTAGGGGGGGCAGGACCCCCCTCCccacttccgccgcctatgctaAAAAGGATGCCGTCTATCTGCCGTGcgcgtcatcatcgtcatcttctttttttgctcgttcgcttcgctcgctcgcaactctaaataaattttgcccgataaaAGATCCGACTGTACTGTAAAAGATACTCATATAtttcgccccctcaaaattattGGCTCATTGCGGCACTGGACCCTGGGGCCCTTTTCGTCTTATCATTGTGGAAGACTGGAGAGCATTTGTAAAATTCCAGGAAGTCTCTTTCAATTCGTTTTTTTGAAAAGTCGAGGAAGCACATGAACTGGGTACCGGTATGTTTAATCatgaataggtccatggtttacaCGCACCTCCAGCAACTAGCTGCCCGGCCGGCTCGACACGTACACTGATCTGAGCGCGGCTGAGCCACCGGTCGTCCGGTACCACCGGCCGTACAACCGAGCACGCAGACGCTAATATACTTGACgggtaattttcattattttcttttaatatgtttttaaacACATCATAGGATTAGGAAGATGTAAACTAGTTAAAAGATATATCTTATTTCACTTGCAGACTACGACTCGTCGATGCCGATGGCTCAACCTCGTATGGCATCAGTCAAAACTCTACTTTTCTAGTCTAACAGTAACAGTAACAAAGTTAGTTTTCGCGTGAAGTGTGATGCAGCGTTAAATGCTTTGGTTAAATGCATGCTGTCAATGCGCGGACGGAGCTCCACCCGGGGCTCCGTCCCCGGGCAGATTGAACTTACTAAATTAAAGTCTTTAGtagaaatgtccaatgctgcTCTCCTTGGCTTTGTAATTGAATTCACATTGTTATACTTTATAGATTGTAATAGATTCTTTGACTTGAGTTTGATTGCCTGTTCGTGAGTTTAACTTGTGGATATACAGGGCCGTggagctggggggggggggggcttcactccttcagccccccccccacttttttccaaaaccatgtacaaaaccGTAAagatgaccatatgattgtgatttttagcatggtcagcccccccactttgaaaaccgttccgcggcccctgatacataTGGTCCCGGGATATATTAAGCCTAGGAGCTTCAATTTTCAAACAGATTCGAAGCTCCTGAGGCTGAGTCCTGGACCTGGTACAAAAAGTACTCGTCATCGGATGAGAAAGTTAACAATTTTGGCATTTGTTTCTTTCAATGAATTAACATTAATTTTTCACTCAGCTAGCTAGCCAAGCAAGGGCACAGGCATCATGGCTATGCTGCCATATGCAGCACTTTCAATCATTGTGACTTtgcatggaggggggggggggtggtgtcatTATCTAGGACCAGAAAAAAGCCTGGTGTTTTGCTGTCCATATTCCATAAGTTACAAGCGACTGGTGACTCTTGCAGTATAGTAataaggatcaccagtcgtgcataAAGTCACTTGttacttatgaacagctttatgaaacacctattACCCAGTCCTATAcagtggaccccccccccccccgacatcTGGAAACAAACACAAGTCACCAGGAAGGTTCTCTCTATTTAAGAAGACCAGTTCTATGTATTCTAGCACTCTTTACTTACTATAAAACCAGGAGGCTCAAATAGAGTCGGTTCAAAAGCGTACCCTATGCAGAACAAGCTACAAATCATTCTGACAGGCTCTCAAAGTATATGATCTATCCTCtgaaggaaaaaagagaatGGCTTTGCCTAATTAGCTTTCCTTTAACAGTCCCCTTATTATTTTTGTGACTGGTTGCCCCAAAGCCATGCTGAGACACAGTATTAAAGAGGCTACATGAACTCGAGTGTAGAACAGAATGCTACAAAAAGAGTGCTTTACCCTACCTGGTAAGACTTCTAAAGCAACAATGATGAGATATAATTACAATAACACAGATATTGTACCATGCATTAAGTGTTCATCAAAAACTGACTATGACTTTTATTTAGAAAGCAACAAGGATTCCAATATTGATGCAGACTTTATTGAATCAAGTGCTACCCAATTTGATAATGAGATTACTGAACCAACCATATGATCTATTTTGTACCACCAAATTTGATTGATCACAAAGGTATCTTACCAGTCATCTTGAtcttcataacttttttaactTACATGTTCAATCataatttatcaaataattttcttcttgatttgccaatcaatataattattataattcaaaacacacattttatcaATACCCTGCATAGTCATGTTTTCATtgaatattttatcaatttttacctCCACTTGatgttttattattcttttatttcccaACAATACAGAAtgtaatttcaatatcatttttcTAGTATTTGTAATCTCGtacttcctctttttctctcaCCCCCTCTCCCAATTGTCCATCTTTCTCATCCTTTCCTCCTTCCTTTTCATTCTCTtatcttctttttaatcatattcatTATCCTCTTCCTATTCTTCCCCTTCCCCTTcattttcttctccctcttaatcttctcctttcttcttctctttttcatcAGCTTAttttgcttcttcttcttcatcatcagcttcttcttcttttcctcctgaTCCTCAttcttctccccctccttctTATCCTCCTCCCAACATTTGATTAATTCAATTTGAGACTTCATATCATACATATTTCAGTTGGTATTCTCATAATTGTGTAGCAATGACCTAGGACCCATAACAGAAAGGTTAGCAATAATTTAAAAGAATGaatctgattggttcctagtcagtctgcTGAGCAAAGTGCGCATGCAACAAttatcttgataggccatttcattagcctttgtgttacggggcccaggtaaccctagcctcttgtcgaggccctgtcggctgctttccgagcgaacatggcgaagcaagggatatagcgaagcagagcgcaGCGAGACaggctcgcgccaggcctaatttgCTTCGCGgattaggaaatccctcgcttcgctcgggaagcagccaccagggcctcgacaagaggctaaggTAACCCGAGACAACAATTGTTTAGAGAATATATCATATGTGCATTAAAACAATTAGCCAAGTAAAATATGTGACGTGTACTTTTTCGTCGTGTAAAATACCTATGTCATAATGTGTCTACActtgttgatattattttatgaattgtATATCGACCGTGTACATGTATTCCAGTATTTGTGACTGTGATGCATGATCTGATAAAATAGCCTTATTAGTAAtttggtaaataaaaaaaatgtaaagtgtGCTTGTCAAAAAGGAAGTTATTCAGTTGATACAAGAGTTTCATTGAGGCCATTTGCAAAGATTATGTGCACATGTCATGCTTAAGTGAATCTTGAaattcaaaccttgttttctcctttattattttatgaaactCTCACTGAATTAATTTCTTCTGCATTGAATCAAGTACTTGTGTGGGTTactgttgatcaattttgaaaagcatagcttgtgtgtgttttttttttcaagctaaATGAATGTCTCAAAAAATTCATTATGGGGGACTTATTGTGGTTTTATACCActaaaaccacctatatgtagctggtacaaacaaaatgttaaaacggctgttttcgactcgccgtatggccgtCGTAAAACAAATGTGATCAAGGTATTAGGATGACTGGTCACAtttgactttatattttcattgaaattgtaTGAGATGGTTATTGGATATCACATCATATGGAATGAATACCAAGTTTCCTTGTCAAGGTCAACATTCATTTCTAGTCAAGGCCAGAGGTCGTTTAGGTCATCaaacttttaattaaaaaaaacaattatatatGATGCCTAAAAAATGTGTTTGCTGTAACAAAGGGGGGATGAATTTGGTTGGCACATAAGTGTTGTTCCCAAGCTCTTGGGTACATAAATGGCTGTTCTTGTGATGAAAGGAGGAATGATCCATCAACATTATCAACATGCTCAATGTTGGTGCATTTACTTGCATTCGCTACTGATAATATCAGAGCACTTGCTCTATAGTTTGTCATGTTCCTTTATAGAccatttgttttcttgtttcttgctCAGCTGTTTATTAGACTCttgtttttaatgacattttgtCAATTTCGTTAACTATATATGCATAAAATGCTACATTAATTGGGCTATACTACAGTTATTGCTCTTGAATATCATTTCCCAAGTTGCATGTGAACTTTTTTTGCATACAAAAGATTTATAGTTTGccaaatgtttgtttgttttcccTGCAGACTTTTATCGCAGAGGATATCAGTATTAAATCGTCATGACCAGTTGTGGCGATCTTTGTAGTCATCCAGGACTAAGTGAATGGATTGAACAGAATCTGAAGAAACGCAGAGGCTGGGTTGAGTTGGATAAACTGTGCAGTGCAATGTCCAGCCTTCCAGACACCCACAGGGCATGTAGATGTGAAGTCTCAGAAGTATTAAAAAGTTCAACCTTTCAGAAGCATTTTCTTATTCGAGAGAATGTGGTCTTCTTGAAGACAAGCTATGAAAACGGTCTCAAAAAGTTGAGAAATCTACTTCAGGAGAGGGGCCCTTTATCATTAAAGACACTTCATAAGAATCTGAGACAAATTCTGACAGAGGGTGAAGAAGTGGCGCTTGGAAGGAATAAGAAAGACCTGAAATCTACCGTATGCAGTGAGTCTGCAATTTTCTCAACAGAGCCGTTTACTGGTTTGATAGTGTTATGTGGTGTGCATCCAATTTTAGATCAATCCTGTTGTCATTCAGGGGTGATAGGATGGATTGAGCAGTGCCTTAAAAAGCATTCTGGTTGGTCTACCATTGATGATATGAACAAGTATAAATCTCAGCTTGGTGCTGGTAAGCAGTCCTGTAAGTGTGCCTTGGCGTCCTTGATATTGCTTCCTAATATTCGCAAGCATTTCCATGTTCAAGGAAATAATGTCTTTGAAAAGTCGTACTACCGGTCTGGTCTCAAGAAAATGACAGATGTTCTTGTGAGGAATGGTCCAACAAAGATCAATGTATTGCTGAATATGCTGAAAGATGCCGATAATCTTTCTGAGACAGAACTGAGGGCCCTTGGTGAGAATGAGAAGGCTCTTTTGGACACCATTTGTAAAGAACAACAATTGTTTCAGCCATTATCTCATTCTGGTCGAGTTCACTTGAAATCTGGTTGCCGAAAGCCATGCAGACATCAAGCTCTAATTGTATGGATTAATAGCTACTTGAATAAATGCGATGAGTGGGTTAGTATTGAAAAGCTCTGTGAAGCCACTTCTAAAATCCCTAATTCTGAGAATCTATGTAGATGTGAGCTCTCTGAAGTACTCCGTGATGAAAAGCTGTCTTTTCACGTTCAGGGTAATGATATTTGCTCACGGTCAttgttttcatcaaattatAAAAGTGGCATAAAGAAGATAGAAGATTTCTTGAAGAAGAAAGGCCCACAACCAGTAGGTATATTACTGAACATGCTTAAACAATGCAAGGTAATGACAGCAAATGAAGAGAGGGTACTTGGCAGGAACAAAAAGGAACTAGCTTATACTATCACCAGAGAGCCATCAGTTTTCAAGTTTGTATCTCCTCCGGGTGTTGTAATGTTGAGGACTAGCCGTCACGAAGACAAGAACCAAGTGACCAAAGTTATTGAGTACCTTGAAAAATATCTGAGAACTTGCCAGAAATGTTATGTGAAAACTTTGTTGAAACAAGTTGTCAGACATGAGTCTTTGAGCACAGGATGTATTTCCGGGGTACGTTCACTCAGGAGATTGCTAGCAGCACACCCCGAACGTTTCCTCATACACGGTGATGGAAGTGTGTCTCTCACAAAGAGACGCCGAAAGGCCCTCAGTGACCCTCCAAAGTCACATGGAATTAAAAGGCATGGAGCCCCAGAAGTCTCTGTTGAACAGTCTGTGGATGAACCAGTACATACACAAGTATTTTGTTCATCTACTGAAGATATGAACGCCTCAAAGTCATTGAATGCCGGTGACAAGAACATCAATCTTGACTCTACTTCAATCTGCAAACAAACAGAAATTTCTCATGAAGCTGGTAAAAGTGAATCCTCAAGAGATTTCAATAGAGGCTTGTGTTTCATTGAAAAGCTCCTTgaaaatcatggacctatgatgTTGCAAGACATTCATACTTCCATTGTAGCTTCTTCAAAACTTGACAAGCCAGCAAGAAGAATCCTTGGGAGAACACCAGAGGAGTTGCTCTCAATACTCCTGTTGCAGAAAGACACTTTTCATGTCATACCCCCAAGTGACCTTGTTGTGTTGTGCAAGACAGCACAAATGAAAGTAAATCCGTGGGTGACTGGTCTGAAGAAAGTAGAGGAGTATTTAAAAAGGAGTCGTCAATTAGATGAGCTGGTGGATTTCATTAGAAGTAACCTTACAGTACAAGAGAGGCGAGTATTTGGGGAATCAAAGAAGAAAGTAAATCGTACTCTTGCCCTCTGCAAAGATAGATTTCTGAATAGCAGTGGCGTTATTATTCTTAGATCTGCTCAAGTACCATTATCTAGAGTTGAAGGAGGTGTGACAAAGAGAAAGAT
This genomic interval from Lytechinus pictus isolate F3 Inbred chromosome 3, Lp3.0, whole genome shotgun sequence contains the following:
- the LOC129257682 gene encoding uncharacterized protein LOC129257682; translated protein: MTSCGDLCSHPGLSEWIEQNLKKRRGWVELDKLCSAMSSLPDTHRACRCEVSEVLKSSTFQKHFLIRENVVFLKTSYENGLKKLRNLLQERGPLSLKTLHKNLRQILTEGEEVALGRNKKDLKSTVCSESAIFSTEPFTGLIVLCGVHPILDQSCCHSGVIGWIEQCLKKHSGWSTIDDMNKYKSQLGAGKQSCKCALASLILLPNIRKHFHVQGNNVFEKSYYRSGLKKMTDVLVRNGPTKINVLLNMLKDADNLSETELRALGENEKALLDTICKEQQLFQPLSHSGRVHLKSGCRKPCRHQALIVWINSYLNKCDEWVSIEKLCEATSKIPNSENLCRCELSEVLRDEKLSFHVQGNDICSRSLFSSNYKSGIKKIEDFLKKKGPQPVGILLNMLKQCKVMTANEERVLGRNKKELAYTITREPSVFKFVSPPGVVMLRTSRHEDKNQVTKVIEYLEKYLRTCQKCYVKTLLKQVVRHESLSTGCISGVRSLRRLLAAHPERFLIHGDGSVSLTKRRRKALSDPPKSHGIKRHGAPEVSVEQSVDEPVHTQVFCSSTEDMNASKSLNAGDKNINLDSTSICKQTEISHEAGKSESSRDFNRGLCFIEKLLENHGPMMLQDIHTSIVASSKLDKPARRILGRTPEELLSILLLQKDTFHVIPPSDLVVLCKTAQMKVNPWVTGLKKVEEYLKRSRQLDELVDFIRSNLTVQERRVFGESKKKVNRTLALCKDRFLNSSGVIILRSAQVPLSRVEGGVTKRKIKGKDNAECTEENTSKKRKTDPKFQTPRGSMVVHVVETAEEWAQACSSLFESKSSVVGIECDSKWFVLKQWDGKVIAAKIQRCVAQASSKCEQPVGQSRTPSKTGDIFEQLSLLLTSSTILKVVYDVQKISSMLRDKMPLNIENVFDIKVANQLISRTSLSHWIPHPLSFTELCERYSIIPSAVVQVVSQSVSGVDDQDVANLKNMAVLTCTLIPHFLRKMYRDLNVDLLTEHNCIVEELCNAWRKGPQSRLSSSRDLDISSAQEQEMPSVQAPQPCITDCPVPVEEPSTAGECDPGRQFPSSAEEPGSGTQPLEHTKAVSGQEQGTPLASTHILDPHPLLQSGSSFIPCDSGSRSGIHPPGDPKTSVQELGFSPINAQIVNSHALILKAGGSCTPWACDSQYRNLTPKDSKATSIHEQGASVVSKQVVDPCVPDPPILHSQPSCVPWMSAWQSRRNHAPQYTNATSVQMQGMPTTNKPILKIPKPGPNHIGDVCLAGNGEVGMSVLNKCLPNPQNLSANVPYAPKESVLSHENQLLTNSNSSAGRVQGITSTSTQIPNPPLQDPRVRHVEELYEALEAGLGAGKYLPKYSRKSSAKKQQKHL